One region of Purpureocillium takamizusanense chromosome 4, complete sequence genomic DNA includes:
- a CDS encoding uncharacterized protein (COG:P~TransMembrane:10 (i210-231o393-413i574-594o606-634i1105-1123o1129-1148i1169-1191o1216-1234i1246-1270o1282-1301i)~EggNog:ENOG503NVS7) translates to MADAASSPTSGRRRSPRGAGHEPRSNGGTSLYRLNSNHSNASVFEDVEMAHEELYSGPMAESLPTSVSAFSHRRVRADSTASFTYYEEETELAPEPDDDRESIYRRPSTSGSYMRRSISDIGDVNEFEFCVDDDEDSADREYQATEDDYVLRRCSSAQSRTSVHARLLRHDSAATAASARHEGRASQKIYMPNEDLTIAVAGFRTSKVGYACYVSMCVVSCGLAFLLFRWLPRWYVGLAGRQSSLRECHWVVIENQWGELAMISVRTQLYGRPLSSVFGVSEKMLAYGLDDEDSDPLMDNLRTLDYRYVRLCYHPLKDKFVMSTGWKDPEWTDVRAVRAGLDSDEKNIREVIFGSNLIDVEQKPVGQLLVDEVLHPFYMFQVASLVLWSMDSYYYYAACIFVMSVGSITATLIETRATMKRLREISRFECDVRVLRNGFWRYVASSDLVPGDIYELSDPNLTQFPSDGLLLSGDCIVNESMLTGESVPVSKLPATDEVLRAMDLGAASVSPETARHFLFCGTKIIRTRRPHEDEGGDAVALALVVRTGFNTTKGALVRSMLFPKPSGFKFYRDSFRYISVMAMVALLGFVASFINFVRLDLAWHLIIVRALDLITIVVPPALPATLTIGTNFALARLKKKQIFCISPQRVNVGGKLDIMCFDKTGTLTEDGLDVLGIRVVCLETHKFSDVMSEPPSMESRTGNAVSQKRSPTKAALYTMATCHSLRSVDGGLVGDPLDVKMFEFTGWTFEEGKHRVGDGEDEDQGGLAPSIARPPDGSAELGVLKSFEFVSQLRRASVIVRHFGQKSGDIFVKGAPEAMREICRPESFPHDYDELLSYYTHKGYRVIGCATRHLPKLSWVKAQKMTRDEVESHLDFVGFIIFENKLKPTTAGVLKELLESNIGAVMVTGDNILTAISVARECGMLSRNAHCFVPRFTRGDARDPMAELHWESIDNNAYSLDKRTLLPLPVPPEADASLPFDISNLRNYSLAVSGEAFRWIVDYASPEVLRTMLVQGKVFARMSPDEKHELVEKLQSIDYCCGFCGDGANDCGALKAADVGISLSEAEASVAAPFTSRVFDIGCVLEVIKEGRAALVTSFSCFKYMSLYSAIQFTSVSFLYAKASNLGDFQFLFIDLLLILPIAIFMGWAGPSPKLCRKRPTADLVSRKVLTPLLGLMGICIFVQAVAYVTVREQSWYIPPKVKHDESSIKNSENTALFLVSCFEYVLSGVLLNAGPPFRQGTLQNWPFMATITLALGVSVYMVLAPAHWLKKLMQLTSMSRGYEMALIGLGVAYIGLAWGFERHLALRLARVFGAAKERLTGRGKKRKEYKIIKEGIWGQ, encoded by the exons ATGGCAGACGCCGCGAGCTCCCCTACgagcggccgtcgtcgcagcccccgcggcgccggccacgagccaAGAAGCAATGGGGGCACATCCCTGTATCGCCTCAACTCTAACCATAGCAATGCGAGCGTCTTCGAGGATGTGGAGATGGCGCATGAAGAG CTCTACTCCGGCCCCATGGCCGAGAGCCTGCCTACCAGTGTATCGGCGTTCTCCCATCGCAGAGTACGGGCCGACTCAACGGCGAGCTTCACATACTACGAAGAGGAGACCGAGCTCGCGCCGGAaccagacgacgaccgcgAAAGTATCTATCGCAGGCCGAGCACCTCTGGCAGCTACATGCGCCGCAGTATCAGCGACATTGGTGACGTAAACGAGTTCGAGTTTTgtgtcgacgatgacgaagatTCAGCCGATCGCGAGTACCAGGCTACCGAGGACGACTACGTCCTCCGCAGATGCTCTTCGGCCCAGTCACGCACCTCGGTCCACGCCCGTCTACTCCGCCACGATAGCGCTGCAACGGCAGCAAGCGCTCGTCATGAAGGTCGCGCAAGTCAAAAGATCTACATGCCCAACGAGGACCTGACTATCGCCGTTGCCGGCTTTCGCACTAGCAAGGTCGGCTACGCCTGTTACGTCTCCATGTGCGTTGTATCCTGTGGCCTTGCTTTCCTACTTTTCCGATGGCTTCCGCGTTGGTATGTTGGGCTTGCCGGTCGTCAGTCATCACTAAGAGAGTGCCATTGGGTTGTCATCGAAAATCAATGGGGCGAGCTCGCCATGATATCGGTCAGGACGCAGCTCTACGGGCGACCTCTCTCCTCTGTCTTTGGCGTCTCTGAGAAGATGCTCGCCTATGGTCTCGATGATGAAGACAGCGATCCTTTAATGGATAATCTCCGGACCCTCGACTATCGCTATGTTCGCCTTTGCTACCACCCTCTAAAGGATAAGTTCGTCATGTCTACTGGGTGGAAGGACCCAGAATGGACTGATGTCCGTGCCGTGCGCGCTGGGCTTGACAGCGACGAGAAAAACATTCGCGAGGTTATCTTTGGCAGCAACCTGATCGATGTCGAGCAGAAGCCTGTTGGCCAGCTGCTTGTTGACGAG GTACTGCATCCCTTTTACATGTTCCAAGTAGCCAGCCTGGTTCTCTGGTCCATGGACTCGTATTACTACTACGCCGCCTGCATATTCGTCATGTCCGTTGGTAGTATTACCGCCACTCTTATTGAGACCCGCGCG ACCATGAAGAGGCTCAGGGAAATATCACGATTCGAGTGCGATGTGCGCGTTCTTCGAAATGGATTCT GGAGATACGTCGCATCCAGCGACCTGGTCCCAGGAGACATCTACGAGCTCAGCGACCCTAATCTGACACAATTCCCGAGCGATGGACTGCTTCTGAGCGGAGACTGTATTGTCAACGAGAGCATGCTGACCG GTGAATCTGTGCCGGTCTCGAAGCTGCCAGCCACGGATGAGGTGCTCCGGGCTATGGACCTTGGAGCGGCGTCCGTCTCACCTGAGACTGCACGACATTTCTTGTTCTGCGGTACCAAGATTATCCGTACAAGGCGACCACATGAGGACGAGGGTGGTGACGCCGTTGCTCTTGCTCTGGTGGTGCGGACTGGCTTCAACACGACCAaaggcgccctcgtccgttCCATGCTGTTTCCTAAACCTTCGGGATTCAAGTTCTATCGCGACTCTTTCAGATACATCAGTGTCATGGCCATGGTCGCTTTGCTTGGCTTCGTGGCCTCATTCATCAATTTTGTCAGGCTCGACCTCGCGTGGCACTTGATTATCGTGCGAGCATTGGATCTTATCACCATCGTTGTGCCTCCCGCCCTTCCCGCTACCCTTACCATTGGCACCAACTTCGCGCTTGCACGcctcaagaagaagcagataTTCTGCATCAGCCCTCAGCGGGTCAACGTCGGCGGCAAACTGGACATTATGTGCTTCGACAAGACAGGAACGTTGACAGAGGACGGCCTCGATGTGCTGGGGATCCGGGTTGTCTGCCTGGAGACGCACAAATTCAGCGACGTCATGTCGGAGCCGCCATCCATGGAGAGCCGTACAGGCAACGCCGTGTCACAGAAGCGGAGCCCTACCAAGGCAGCTCTTTACACCATGGCAACGTGCCACTCCCTTCGGTCTGTGGAcggtggcctcgtcggggaCCCGCTAGACGTCAAGATGTTCGAGTTTACCGGCTGGACTTTTGAGGAAGGCAAGCACCgggtcggcgatggcgaggacgaagatCAAGGCGGACTTGCCCCCTCCATCGCGCGCCCACCCGAC GGATCTGCCGAGCTCGGTGTTCTGAAATCATTCGAGTTCGTGTCACAGCTGAGACGAGCTAGCGTCATTGTCCGTCATTTTGGGCAGAAGAGCGGCGACATCTTCGTCAAAGGAGCGCCCGAGGCGATGCGAGAAATCTGTCGACCGGAGAGCT TTCCTCATGACTACGACGAGCTTTTGTCGTATTACACCCACAAGGGATATCGCGTAATTGGTTGCGCGACACGCCACCTGCCGAAGCTTAGCTGGGTCAAGGCCCAGAAAATGACTAGAGACGAGGTTGAGAGCCATCTTGACTTTGTGGGGTTCATCATTTTCGAGAACAAGCTCAAGCCCACCACAGCGGGCGTGCTGAAGGAACTGCTCGAGTCCAACATTGGCGCGGTAATGGTGACAGGCGACAATATCCTCACAGCCATTAGCGTCGCGCGGGAATGCGGGATGTTGAGTCGCAACGCGCATTGCTTCGTGCCGCGGTTCACGCGTG GTGATGCGCGCGATCCCATGGCTGAGCTGCACTGGGAAAGCATTGACAACAACGCCTACAGCCTTGATAAACGAACGCTGCTG CCTTTACCTGTGCCCCCTGAGGCTGACGCTTCTTTGCCGTTTGACATTTCGAATCTGCGCAACTACTCTCTGGCTGTCAGCGGAGAAGCCTTCCGCTGGATTGTGGACTATGCATCGCCAGAGGTTCTGCGAACG ATGCTCGTTCAGGGCAAGGTGTTCGCACGAATGTCGCCAGACGAGAAGCATGAACTGGTTGAGAAGCTTCAAAGCATAGACTACTGCTGCGGGTTCTGCGGTGATGGCGCCAACGATTGCGGTGCGCTCAAGGCAGCGGACGTTGGCATCTCCTTGTCAGAAGCCGAAGCGTCCGTGGCGGCACCGTTTACGTCGAGGGTGTTTGACATTGGCTGTGTCCTCGAAGTCATCAA ggaggggagggctgCACTTGTGACGAGCTTCAGCTGCTTCAAGTACATGAGCCTCTACTCGGCAATTCAGTTCACGTCCGTGAGCTTTCTGTACGCCAAGGCATCCAACCTTGGCGACTTCCAGTTCCTCTTCATCGACCTTCTTCTGATCCTGCCCATCGCCATATTCATGGGATGGGCCGGCCCCTCACCGAAGCTGTGCCGGAAGCGACCAACGGCGGACTTGGTGTCGCGCAAGGTCCTGACACCGCTTCTGGGCCTCATGGGCATCTGCATCTTTGTCCAGGCTGTGGCGTATGTGACGGTGCGGGAGCAGAGCTGGTACATACCGCCCAAAGTCAAGCACGACGAATCAAGCATCAAAAACTCGGAGAATACGGCCTTGTTTTTGGTGTCGTGCTTTGAGTACGTGTTGTCGGGGGTGCTCCTGAATGCAGGGCCGCCTTTCCGGCAGGGCACCCTGCAGAACT GGCCTTTTATGGCGACGATCACCTTGGCACTGGGTGTATCGGTGTACATGGTGCTGGCCCCGGCGCATTGGCTCAAGAAGCTTATGCAGTTGACGAGCATGAGCCGAGGGTACGAGATGGCACTGATAGGGCTTGGAGTGGCATACATAGGCTTAGCCTGGGGATTTGAGCGGCATCTGGCGCTGCGTCTGGCGAGGGTTTTTggggcggccaaggagcgTCTCACGGGAAGaggcaagaagcgcaaggagTACAAAATAATCAAGGAGGGTATCTGGGGCCAGTAG